In one window of Actinomycetota bacterium DNA:
- a CDS encoding alpha/beta fold hydrolase: MYLAALVILAAGLLSSGCGCVLGQIIDQAGVTVRGLACANEIAQKAGEGYDVREARAKWLEALDAYNQGDYSRADELIDATYDAMADMEKVAERVYYPSSGGLTVSGLLFRPAEGSGPWPTIIVSHAGFGTAGDFSDVALIIRDQGYLVFNPDFRGSGMSEGSHEGAKGEVDDVIAAIDYLESEGLIADGRIGLYGQSHGAAVSVLAAERDPRIKAVVAEAGFYDAVDLYNSGINSPDPNVKNVLNEMLPMVGGTPEQVPQEYAVRSALNYVDSMQAATLLIHGEKDPLCPVDQARRLYDALQAAGKTVEIKLYPDEAHCVVDPAGRLEVWDLMFAWFEEYV; the protein is encoded by the coding sequence GCGGATGCGGCTGCGTCCTGGGCCAGATCATCGACCAGGCCGGCGTGACCGTGAGGGGACTGGCCTGCGCCAACGAGATCGCCCAGAAGGCGGGCGAGGGCTACGACGTACGCGAGGCGCGGGCCAAGTGGCTGGAGGCCCTGGACGCCTATAACCAGGGCGACTATTCCAGGGCGGACGAGCTAATCGACGCGACCTACGACGCCATGGCCGACATGGAGAAGGTGGCGGAGCGGGTGTACTACCCGAGCTCGGGCGGTCTGACCGTCTCCGGCCTGCTCTTCCGCCCCGCCGAGGGCAGCGGCCCCTGGCCCACCATCATCGTCAGCCACGCCGGTTTCGGCACCGCCGGAGACTTCAGCGACGTGGCCCTGATCATACGGGACCAGGGCTACCTGGTCTTCAACCCCGACTTCCGGGGCAGCGGCATGTCAGAGGGCAGCCACGAGGGGGCCAAGGGGGAGGTGGACGACGTGATCGCGGCCATCGACTACCTGGAATCGGAGGGGCTCATCGCGGACGGGCGCATCGGCCTCTACGGCCAGAGCCACGGCGCCGCGGTGTCGGTGCTGGCCGCGGAGCGCGACCCGCGCATCAAGGCGGTGGTGGCCGAGGCGGGCTTCTACGACGCCGTTGACCTCTACAACAGCGGCATCAACTCCCCCGACCCCAACGTCAAGAACGTCCTCAACGAGATGCTGCCAATGGTGGGCGGCACGCCCGAGCAGGTCCCGCAGGAATACGCCGTGCGCTCGGCGCTGAACTACGTCGATTCCATGCAGGCCGCGACCCTGCTCATCCACGGCGAAAAGGACCCCCTCTGCCCCGTGGACCAGGCGCGCCGGCTCTACGACGCGCTGCAAGCGGCCGGCAAGACGGTGGAGATCAAGCTCTACCCCGACGAAGCCCACTGCGTCGTCGATCCCGCGGGCCGGCTGGAGGTGTGGGACCTCATGTTCGCCTGGTTCGAGGAGTATGTCTAG
- a CDS encoding O-antigen ligase family protein gives MGELKVREEKRSLAGSPALIRVMALLAVIGFLGLLVGAMSSRLPVLILFGVLGGVALLVIVWFYPFFGVVLAFISNLIIPQAGPNWNLGIQVAIVGETRGLHFNVHEIIMAMVLLAVLIKILISVWKKDWDDVRDLVRSPISIGVALYVLTSILACFIGLINDAEGLLVLFRFVRTTFFFYIFFMMIYIVRNRRQFQVLIVAMLVCFTLIAAFGLVQKALGETWSNQFNEKVLKRLGYPADINYVAGESSAQAYRINSTFAHPNILGGYLVFALPFFVSFLSLTWRLQRYRLWLLLLVALGINLAALFLTGSRAAWVAAGVIAFLYGIFGFFDRRMWLVLVTVLLVFALIFVMLNPPEFVKKRFSGLSAKEAADSRMYQYKLALDYFLEHPLFGIGMGMEGQRIIENNLRYTWAAVENVWLTYMVSHGVVGLSALLLVFILYWMVLFKARSGSKNDPFIYFNAEAFILGMVGFAVSNMFGAWLLFAIPMVTLMWFYMGMAGSLYNIYQAEQEVTQPELPSPEPFVSALPFPNAAYQEPRGTP, from the coding sequence GTGGGTGAGCTGAAGGTACGCGAGGAGAAGAGGTCCCTGGCCGGCTCACCCGCACTGATACGGGTGATGGCGCTCCTGGCCGTCATCGGCTTTCTGGGGCTGCTGGTCGGCGCCATGTCCTCGCGCCTGCCGGTGCTCATCCTCTTCGGGGTCCTCGGGGGGGTGGCCCTGCTGGTCATCGTGTGGTTCTACCCCTTCTTCGGGGTGGTGCTGGCCTTCATCTCCAACCTCATCATCCCCCAGGCGGGGCCCAACTGGAACCTGGGCATCCAGGTGGCCATCGTCGGGGAGACGCGGGGGCTCCACTTCAACGTGCACGAGATCATCATGGCCATGGTCCTTCTCGCCGTGCTCATAAAAATCCTCATCAGCGTGTGGAAAAAGGACTGGGACGACGTGAGGGACCTGGTGAGAAGCCCCATCTCCATCGGGGTGGCCCTCTACGTGCTCACCAGTATCCTGGCCTGCTTCATCGGGCTCATCAACGACGCCGAGGGGTTGCTGGTGCTCTTCCGCTTCGTGCGCACCACCTTCTTCTTCTACATCTTCTTCATGATGATCTACATCGTCAGGAACCGCAGGCAGTTCCAGGTGCTGATAGTTGCCATGCTCGTCTGCTTCACCCTCATCGCCGCCTTCGGGCTGGTGCAAAAAGCCCTGGGCGAGACCTGGTCCAACCAGTTCAACGAGAAGGTGCTGAAGAGGCTCGGCTACCCGGCCGATATCAACTACGTCGCGGGCGAGAGCAGCGCCCAGGCCTACCGCATCAACTCCACCTTCGCTCACCCCAACATCCTGGGAGGGTACCTGGTCTTCGCCCTGCCCTTCTTCGTGAGCTTCCTCAGCCTTACCTGGCGCCTGCAACGCTACCGGCTGTGGCTGCTGTTGCTCGTGGCCCTGGGGATAAACCTCGCCGCCCTCTTCCTCACCGGCTCGCGTGCGGCCTGGGTGGCCGCCGGGGTCATCGCCTTCCTCTACGGCATCTTCGGCTTCTTCGACCGCCGCATGTGGCTGGTGCTGGTCACCGTGCTGCTGGTCTTCGCGCTCATCTTCGTCATGCTCAACCCGCCCGAGTTCGTGAAGAAGCGCTTCAGCGGCCTGAGCGCCAAGGAAGCCGCCGATTCACGCATGTACCAGTACAAGCTGGCCCTGGACTACTTCCTGGAGCACCCGCTCTTCGGCATCGGAATGGGCATGGAGGGGCAGCGCATCATCGAGAACAACCTGCGCTACACCTGGGCCGCGGTGGAGAACGTCTGGCTCACCTATATGGTCTCCCATGGCGTGGTCGGGCTCAGCGCCCTGCTGCTGGTGTTCATCCTCTACTGGATGGTCCTGTTCAAGGCGCGCAGCGGGTCGAAGAACGATCCCTTCATCTACTTCAACGCCGAGGCCTTCATCCTGGGCATGGTCGGTTTCGCCGTGTCCAACATGTTCGGTGCCTGGCTGCTCTTCGCCATCCCCATGGTCACCCTGATGTGGTTCTACATGGGCATGGCGGGGAGCCTGTACAATATCTACCAGGCCGAGCAGGAGGTCACCCAGCCGGAACTGCCATCTCCCGAGCCTTTCGTGTCCGCCCTGCCCTTCCCTAACGCCGCCTATCAGGAGCCGCGCGGTACGCCATGA
- the rfbD gene encoding dTDP-4-dehydrorhamnose reductase, whose translation MRVIVCGAAGQLGTDLVSVFEAGGEEVMGFDLDLDITDHALVMEKIPYLRPDLLINSAADLDADQAERDPEPSLKTNFTGTQNLVLACLEAGCPMAFISSDYVFDGLKGSAYNELDEPNPQGVYGKAKLASERYLASSLPRWYVFRTQWLFGKGGKRNFVKSILRNAKEKGSLRVVTDEVGTPTCTADLAEIIYNVCTSDWHGLYHATNEGVCSRFEFAQQIVEIAGMGDVPVEPIVYADLDLPCPRPPYSPLDNMNLRLQGFPPARHYLEPLREYIAWLLESDGY comes from the coding sequence ATGCGCGTTATCGTCTGCGGCGCCGCCGGCCAGCTGGGCACGGACCTCGTAAGCGTCTTCGAGGCCGGGGGCGAGGAGGTGATGGGTTTCGACCTGGACCTCGACATCACCGACCATGCCCTGGTCATGGAGAAGATACCCTACCTCCGGCCGGACCTGCTCATCAACTCCGCCGCTGACCTCGACGCCGACCAGGCGGAGCGGGACCCCGAGCCGTCTCTGAAGACCAACTTCACCGGCACCCAGAACCTGGTCCTGGCCTGCCTGGAGGCGGGCTGCCCCATGGCCTTCATCAGCTCGGACTACGTCTTCGACGGCCTCAAGGGCAGTGCCTATAACGAACTCGACGAGCCCAATCCCCAGGGGGTTTACGGCAAGGCCAAGCTGGCCTCCGAACGCTATCTCGCCTCGTCCCTCCCCCGCTGGTACGTGTTCCGCACCCAGTGGCTCTTCGGCAAGGGCGGCAAGCGCAACTTCGTCAAGAGCATCCTGCGCAACGCCAAAGAGAAGGGCAGCCTGCGAGTGGTCACCGACGAGGTGGGCACCCCCACCTGTACCGCCGACCTGGCGGAGATCATCTACAACGTATGCACCTCCGACTGGCACGGCCTCTACCACGCCACCAACGAGGGGGTGTGTTCGCGCTTCGAGTTCGCGCAGCAGATCGTCGAGATCGCCGGCATGGGGGACGTGCCGGTGGAGCCCATCGTCTATGCCGACCTCGACCTCCCCTGCCCCCGGCCTCCCTATTCGCCCCTGGACAACATGAACCTGCGCCTGCAGGGTTTTCCGCCCGCCCGCCATTACCTGGAACCCCTGCGGGAATATATCGCCTGGCTGCTGGAGAGCGACGGTTATTGA
- a CDS encoding dTDP-4-dehydrorhamnose 3,5-epimerase family protein — protein sequence MDGMPAGNIEGVRVKPLMRFCDERGYLLEVLRDDDGLLERFGQTTFTVTYPGVIKAFHWHRRQYDLWFMAMGEARVVLHDLREGSPTYRQTQVIYAGEHKPLLVVIPPGVAHGYQVLGDRPAGLFYHTTESYDPSAPDEERIPYDDPGIGFEW from the coding sequence ATGGACGGAATGCCCGCAGGCAACATAGAAGGTGTGCGCGTCAAGCCCCTCATGCGTTTCTGCGACGAGAGGGGATACCTGCTGGAAGTGCTGCGCGACGACGACGGCCTCCTGGAGCGCTTCGGGCAGACCACCTTCACCGTCACCTACCCCGGCGTCATCAAGGCCTTCCACTGGCACCGCAGGCAGTACGACCTGTGGTTCATGGCCATGGGCGAGGCGCGGGTGGTGCTCCACGACCTCCGGGAGGGCTCGCCCACCTACCGGCAGACCCAGGTCATCTACGCGGGCGAGCACAAGCCCCTGCTGGTGGTCATCCCCCCCGGCGTGGCCCACGGCTACCAGGTGCTGGGAGACCGGCCGGCCGGCCTCTTCTACCATACCACCGAGAGTTACGACCCCTCCGCCCCCGATGAGGAGCGCATCCCCTACGACGACCCGGGCATAGGGTTCGAGTGGTAG
- a CDS encoding methyltransferase domain-containing protein, which produces MPSDERDRPAPVSPELYTREYFTTDCEGYDLFLQGAERLPERIEVALDSAGDLRGRRILDIGCGRGELVCEAARRGAYAVGIDYAQAAIELSRERLAKLDTELRERVEFLLANATGLDFPDGSFDAVFLVDVYEHLHPHEIEHTLGEVKRVLRPGGRLVVHTGPNTWFYRFGYPLVREAARRLLRREFPESLRGQYDDIMHVNEQDPLSLYRGLTAAGFKAAVRPRSFLEGIDPESWEKAMMGVLFARPLGYLFCTSLMATAVPRESGGEARLRTVRMLRMLDTVQGDILLVGEGEGMLARRLAGRDGVRVTWLEPGSPGGVAGESPLVAEGYERLVGGPDSPPSAPGGFGAVAAQFTLDEVEDPAAALRAWHGALRDGGALVLAARNGLFGGPEQRPSSRPRRTFTPAALSALVEEAGFAVGEVSTLLPDLKLPALYRGDLGFALRLERIPYFAMKGKLLFLRAVKGPAPGRGKAP; this is translated from the coding sequence ATGCCGAGCGATGAGCGCGACAGGCCGGCGCCGGTCTCACCGGAGCTGTACACGCGCGAGTACTTCACCACCGACTGCGAGGGGTACGACCTCTTCCTGCAGGGGGCGGAACGGCTCCCCGAGCGCATCGAGGTGGCGCTGGACTCCGCGGGAGACCTACGCGGCAGGCGCATCCTGGACATAGGGTGCGGACGCGGCGAACTGGTGTGCGAGGCGGCGCGGCGCGGGGCGTACGCCGTGGGCATCGACTACGCCCAGGCCGCCATCGAGCTCTCGCGCGAGCGCCTGGCCAAGCTGGACACGGAGCTGCGGGAACGGGTGGAATTCCTCCTGGCCAACGCCACGGGGCTGGATTTTCCCGACGGCAGCTTCGACGCCGTCTTCCTGGTGGACGTATACGAACACCTCCACCCCCACGAGATAGAGCATACCCTGGGCGAGGTGAAGCGGGTGCTGCGTCCTGGCGGCCGCCTCGTCGTGCACACCGGGCCCAACACCTGGTTCTACCGCTTCGGGTATCCCTTGGTGCGCGAGGCGGCGCGCCGCCTGCTGCGCCGTGAGTTCCCGGAGAGCCTGCGCGGGCAGTACGACGACATCATGCACGTGAACGAGCAGGACCCCCTCTCCCTTTACCGCGGCCTGACCGCGGCGGGATTCAAGGCGGCGGTGAGGCCGCGCAGTTTCCTGGAGGGCATCGACCCTGAGAGCTGGGAGAAGGCGATGATGGGGGTGCTCTTCGCGCGGCCCCTGGGATACCTCTTCTGCACCAGCCTCATGGCCACCGCCGTCCCCCGCGAAAGCGGCGGCGAGGCGCGCCTGCGCACTGTCCGCATGCTGCGCATGCTGGACACCGTACAGGGCGACATCCTGCTGGTGGGCGAGGGCGAGGGCATGCTGGCGCGGCGTCTTGCCGGTCGGGACGGCGTCCGCGTCACCTGGCTGGAGCCGGGGAGCCCCGGGGGGGTGGCGGGTGAGTCACCCCTGGTGGCGGAGGGATACGAACGCCTGGTGGGCGGCCCCGACTCTCCGCCCTCCGCGCCCGGCGGCTTCGGCGCCGTGGCGGCGCAGTTCACCCTGGACGAGGTGGAGGACCCGGCCGCGGCGCTGCGCGCCTGGCATGGGGCGCTCAGGGACGGGGGAGCCCTGGTCCTGGCGGCCCGCAACGGCCTCTTCGGGGGCCCCGAGCAGAGGCCCTCTTCCCGGCCCCGCCGCACCTTCACCCCCGCGGCCCTGTCAGCCCTGGTGGAGGAGGCGGGCTTCGCCGTGGGCGAGGTCTCCACTCTCCTGCCCGACCTCAAGCTGCCGGCGCTCTACCGCGGCGACCTGGGTTTCGCCCTGCGCCTGGAACGCATACCATATTTTGCCATGAAGGGCAAGCTGCTCTTCCTGCGCGCCGTGAAGGGCCCCGCGCCCGGAAGGGGGAAGGCGCCGTGA
- a CDS encoding glycosyltransferase family 1 protein: MRVGIDARGLCNINRTRGIGRYTARLTEALVGSAGKDTAFTLFGYGEGPEPGLLDAGVLGRVEWRSMRHVEGLSYAGLLADHLSMARAVNSSGVDLFHAMDHNMTPFLRVPSLVTVHDLILLVLRGPYLGPTAWAWMLAHRRAARRARLVVAVSENTRRDVERIWSIPGERVAVVHEGVTPEYRPVEDAEKLREVGEGYGIAAPYFLYLGGFDPRKNLRNMLAGFKLFLLATGAVHSLALCGDARGFEGYLTDTVEELGLEENVVLTGFVREDDLPALYSGADAFVCVSLYEGFGLPLLEAMACGTPVLASGVSSIPEVVGDAGLLVDPLEPAEIAAGLERLAGDEGLAAELSARGRERAAAFTWERAAGRILELYGSVRGGG, from the coding sequence GTGAGGGTGGGGATCGACGCGCGCGGCCTCTGCAACATCAACCGCACGCGCGGCATCGGACGCTACACCGCGCGCCTCACGGAGGCCCTGGTTGGTTCGGCGGGCAAGGATACCGCCTTCACCCTCTTCGGTTACGGGGAGGGCCCGGAACCGGGGCTCCTAGACGCCGGGGTGCTGGGCAGGGTGGAGTGGCGCTCCATGCGCCATGTCGAAGGCCTGTCCTACGCGGGGCTGCTGGCGGACCACCTGAGCATGGCCCGGGCCGTGAATTCATCCGGGGTGGACCTCTTCCACGCCATGGACCACAACATGACCCCCTTCCTGCGCGTCCCCAGCCTGGTCACCGTGCACGACCTCATCCTGCTGGTGCTGCGCGGTCCCTACCTCGGGCCCACGGCGTGGGCGTGGATGCTGGCACACAGGCGCGCGGCGCGGCGGGCGCGCCTGGTGGTGGCGGTGTCCGAGAACACCCGCCGCGACGTCGAGCGCATCTGGTCCATCCCCGGGGAGCGCGTCGCCGTGGTCCACGAGGGGGTGACGCCGGAATACCGTCCCGTCGAGGACGCGGAGAAGCTGCGGGAGGTGGGCGAGGGCTACGGCATCGCCGCGCCATACTTCCTCTACCTGGGCGGTTTCGACCCCCGCAAGAACCTGCGCAACATGCTCGCCGGCTTCAAGCTCTTCCTCCTCGCCACGGGCGCTGTCCACAGCCTGGCGCTGTGCGGGGACGCCAGGGGGTTCGAGGGCTACCTGACCGATACCGTGGAAGAACTGGGGCTGGAGGAAAACGTGGTTCTCACCGGCTTCGTGCGCGAGGATGACCTGCCCGCCCTCTACAGCGGGGCGGACGCCTTCGTGTGCGTCTCCCTCTACGAGGGCTTCGGGCTGCCGCTGCTCGAGGCCATGGCCTGCGGTACGCCGGTGCTGGCATCGGGCGTATCCTCCATACCCGAGGTAGTGGGAGACGCCGGGCTGCTGGTGGACCCCCTGGAGCCGGCGGAGATAGCCGCTGGCCTCGAGCGCCTGGCCGGTGATGAGGGCCTGGCGGCGGAGCTGTCCGCGCGGGGGCGCGAGCGCGCGGCCGCCTTCACCTGGGAACGCGCGGCCGGGCGCATCCTGGAGCTCTACGGGTCCGTGAGGGGGGGTGGGTGA
- a CDS encoding SdrD B-like domain-containing protein has protein sequence MSKSTRWLALVSITALVLMSLLGGIVSALAGNGAASKAGAGSVMAEGAAVITPEQNPPPDGGETTEKAVLEETQSGILCEKGKIIVIKFLDANENKVMDKGETGMAGVTVTINGGNPKVTGSDGKVVFDGLLPGTYIVAEVVPAGYHPTDKASYTIDICWDQCKTVYIGNAPDEELKGSISGHKYNDVDASGGYSAGDLPLAGVTINLLKDGQVIDSTTTAADGSYSFSDLAPGNYEVEEVLPAGTEATSPTKLAAPVTENCLDVTGKDFFNKVIEIELKGSISGHKYNDVDASGGYSAGDLPMAGVVIELWKDGAKVAQTTTAADGSYSFTDLAPGDYTVKEVLPLGTEATSPTSVDVTVSEEDLDITCVDFFNKEVPPECDDGIIEGVVRVDEDCDGEFTWDDPLLDGVIFRLYHIEDGGGLTPVVPPSQISGPGWGYNVFLPLVIPVYYPGGHVIWEGLPRAYGGSTTSARYRLVMEVPEGYTPIGPVSYDLELHNCPWPCFWFSKNFLLSRNSHLRGHKYEDVNCNGVYDAAMDKPLEGWTIELYKDGSLIATTTTNAAGEYSFEDLPEGVYTVKEVLQDGWMYSYPADGTFVDVPVGCGDVDGKDFLNKRYLGISGHKFQDANYDGVIDAGDPGVPGVEVQLFKWDEGSGEYEYLASTVTGAGGYYEFTDLVPGDYKVQEVLTPELLEDWYIVSPEGGVFVPVELECESVEDLDFLNALYLGISGHKYEDADGDAEIGGEDPGVPGVEIQLFIWNENSGEFDLLASTVTGAGGYYEFTGLKPGTYKVQEILTPALLEDWYIISPEGGVFVPVELTSGDVEDKDFLNARYGAIEGWKYWDKDENGIMDGDDEGLAGVAIILDPPPDLGAPRVAITDAEGHFFFGGLKPGTYTVSVDESTVPDYYPISPVTVEVDVVNAVTVQVYFSEAPYGSISGKKWLDANADGIWGEDETVVIAGITINLYEGNPPGELIASTVTGEDGYYEFTKLKPGIYTVVEEGKEGYFACTPIEVEVVLSAGEGAVVDFGNCPYGRIEGLKYLDEDGDGAQDATESGLEGVEITLVGLDVDVIAITTTGEDGSFVFNDLIPGRYVVSETVPSGYYFTRPIRVEVVVGAGESISVIFANALYGRIVVNKWLDDGDQLLDPEKDTPKAGMPIKLTGKTVRGELVSIETVTDEDGSYTFLLLEAGDYTVTETYDPEKMMAITPDSVDVALPPGGEEVVDFLNAEVEVSPEVIEADTLPQTGINQLPLLFAAGTLVLAGLVFLALGLRRRFQE, from the coding sequence ATGAGCAAGTCGACCAGGTGGTTGGCACTCGTCTCCATCACGGCACTGGTACTAATGTCGCTTCTGGGCGGGATCGTCTCCGCCCTGGCCGGAAACGGCGCTGCGTCAAAGGCAGGTGCCGGAAGCGTGATGGCGGAGGGTGCGGCAGTCATCACACCGGAGCAGAACCCGCCCCCGGACGGGGGGGAGACCACTGAAAAGGCGGTCCTCGAGGAGACGCAGAGCGGGATCTTGTGCGAAAAGGGCAAGATCATCGTCATCAAGTTCCTCGACGCCAACGAGAACAAGGTGATGGACAAGGGCGAGACGGGCATGGCCGGCGTGACCGTCACCATCAATGGTGGAAACCCCAAGGTGACCGGGAGCGACGGCAAGGTCGTTTTCGACGGGCTCCTGCCCGGCACATATATTGTGGCCGAGGTTGTCCCCGCAGGTTACCACCCCACCGACAAGGCCTCCTACACTATCGATATATGCTGGGATCAGTGCAAGACCGTCTATATCGGCAACGCCCCCGACGAGGAGCTCAAGGGCTCCATATCCGGCCACAAGTACAACGACGTGGACGCGAGCGGCGGCTACAGCGCGGGCGACCTCCCCCTGGCCGGAGTGACCATCAACCTGCTCAAGGACGGGCAGGTCATCGACTCCACCACCACGGCCGCGGACGGGAGCTACTCCTTCAGCGATCTGGCGCCCGGCAACTACGAGGTAGAGGAGGTCCTCCCCGCGGGGACCGAGGCCACCTCGCCCACCAAGCTGGCGGCGCCGGTGACGGAGAACTGCCTGGACGTCACGGGCAAGGACTTCTTCAATAAGGTCATCGAAATAGAGCTGAAGGGCTCCATCTCCGGCCATAAGTACAACGACGTGGACGCAAGCGGCGGCTACAGCGCGGGCGACCTCCCCATGGCGGGAGTGGTGATCGAGCTGTGGAAGGACGGCGCCAAGGTAGCCCAGACGACCACGGCAGCGGACGGGAGCTATTCCTTCACGGACCTAGCCCCCGGCGATTACACGGTAAAGGAGGTCCTGCCCCTGGGGACCGAGGCTACCTCCCCCACCAGCGTTGACGTCACGGTGTCTGAGGAAGACCTGGACATCACCTGCGTCGACTTCTTCAACAAGGAAGTCCCGCCCGAGTGCGACGACGGCATCATCGAGGGCGTGGTCAGGGTGGACGAGGACTGCGACGGCGAGTTCACCTGGGACGACCCGCTCCTCGACGGCGTCATCTTCAGGCTCTACCATATCGAGGACGGGGGCGGCCTCACGCCGGTCGTGCCACCGTCCCAGATAAGTGGACCGGGTTGGGGATACAACGTCTTCCTCCCCCTGGTCATACCGGTCTATTATCCCGGCGGGCACGTCATCTGGGAAGGCCTGCCGCGCGCATACGGCGGCAGCACGACCTCTGCCCGTTACCGGCTGGTCATGGAGGTGCCGGAGGGGTACACGCCCATCGGGCCGGTCAGCTACGACCTCGAGCTCCACAACTGCCCGTGGCCCTGTTTCTGGTTCAGCAAGAACTTCCTGCTCTCCAGGAACTCGCACCTGCGCGGGCACAAGTACGAGGACGTGAACTGCAACGGCGTATACGACGCCGCGATGGATAAGCCGCTCGAGGGCTGGACCATCGAGCTCTACAAGGACGGTTCGCTCATCGCCACCACCACGACCAACGCCGCGGGCGAGTACAGCTTCGAGGACCTCCCCGAGGGCGTGTACACGGTCAAGGAGGTGCTGCAGGACGGCTGGATGTACAGCTATCCCGCGGACGGTACCTTCGTGGACGTGCCGGTTGGATGCGGGGACGTCGACGGCAAGGACTTCCTCAACAAGCGCTACCTCGGCATCAGCGGGCACAAGTTCCAGGACGCGAACTACGACGGCGTCATCGACGCCGGGGACCCCGGCGTGCCGGGCGTGGAGGTGCAGCTGTTCAAGTGGGACGAGGGCAGCGGCGAATACGAGTACCTGGCTTCGACGGTGACCGGGGCCGGCGGTTACTACGAGTTCACGGACCTGGTGCCCGGTGACTACAAGGTGCAGGAGGTGCTCACGCCGGAGCTCCTTGAGGACTGGTACATCGTCAGCCCCGAGGGCGGCGTGTTCGTCCCCGTGGAACTGGAGTGCGAGAGCGTCGAGGACCTGGACTTCCTCAACGCGCTATACCTCGGCATCAGTGGGCATAAGTACGAGGACGCCGACGGCGACGCCGAGATCGGCGGGGAAGACCCGGGGGTGCCGGGAGTCGAGATCCAGCTGTTCATCTGGAACGAGAACAGCGGCGAGTTCGATCTCCTGGCTTCGACAGTGACCGGAGCCGGCGGTTACTACGAGTTCACGGGGCTCAAGCCCGGTACCTACAAGGTACAGGAGATACTCACACCAGCGCTGCTGGAGGACTGGTACATCATCAGCCCCGAGGGCGGCGTGTTCGTCCCGGTGGAGCTGACGAGCGGGGACGTCGAGGACAAGGACTTCCTCAACGCCCGCTACGGCGCCATCGAGGGATGGAAGTACTGGGACAAGGACGAGAACGGCATAATGGACGGTGATGACGAGGGGCTGGCCGGCGTGGCCATCATCCTCGATCCTCCCCCGGACCTGGGCGCGCCCCGCGTGGCCATCACCGACGCAGAAGGACATTTCTTCTTCGGCGGCCTCAAGCCGGGCACCTACACGGTGAGCGTGGACGAGTCCACGGTGCCCGACTACTATCCCATCAGCCCGGTCACCGTCGAGGTGGACGTGGTCAACGCCGTGACGGTGCAGGTCTATTTCTCCGAGGCGCCCTACGGTTCCATCTCCGGCAAGAAGTGGCTGGACGCCAACGCGGACGGGATATGGGGCGAGGACGAGACGGTGGTCATCGCGGGCATCACCATCAACCTCTACGAGGGCAACCCGCCCGGAGAGCTCATCGCCTCCACTGTTACCGGTGAGGACGGCTACTACGAGTTCACCAAGCTCAAGCCCGGAATCTACACGGTGGTAGAGGAGGGCAAGGAGGGTTACTTCGCCTGCACTCCCATCGAGGTGGAAGTGGTCCTCTCGGCCGGAGAGGGAGCCGTGGTGGACTTCGGCAACTGCCCCTACGGGCGCATCGAGGGGTTGAAATACCTCGATGAAGACGGTGACGGTGCCCAGGATGCCACCGAGAGCGGTCTCGAGGGAGTGGAGATCACCCTGGTCGGGCTGGACGTCGATGTCATCGCCATCACCACCACCGGTGAAGACGGCAGCTTCGTCTTCAACGACCTGATCCCGGGAAGGTATGTGGTCTCGGAGACCGTTCCTTCCGGTTATTACTTCACCCGTCCCATAAGGGTCGAGGTGGTCGTGGGCGCGGGAGAGAGCATATCGGTCATCTTCGCCAACGCGCTCTACGGCAGGATCGTCGTGAACAAGTGGCTGGACGACGGAGACCAGCTGCTCGACCCGGAGAAGGACACGCCCAAGGCGGGCATGCCCATCAAGCTCACCGGCAAGACCGTCAGGGGCGAACTGGTGAGCATTGAGACGGTGACGGACGAGGACGGTAGTTATACCTTCCTCCTGCTGGAGGCTGGAGACTATACCGTGACCGAGACCTACGACCCGGAGAAGATGATGGCCATCACGCCGGACAGCGTGGATGTGGCGCTGCCCCCGGGCGGAGAGGAAGTAGTGGACTTCCTCAACGCCGAGGTCGAGGTGTCCCCCGAAGTCATCGAGGCGGATACACTGCCGCAGACCGGCATCAACCAGCTACCGCTGCTGTTCGCCGCGGGGACGCTGGTGCTCGCGGGCCTGGTCTTCCTGGCCCTGGGTCTGCGCAGGCGCTTCCAGGAATAA